In Actinomycetota bacterium, the DNA window AGCTCAACCGCGCCGGTGGCGTCCTGGGTCGTCCGGTTCAGCTGATCATCGAAGACGACGAGGGTCAGCCGGACGTCGCCGCCGACGTCGCCCGCGACCTGATCGACTCGCACGGGGTCAGTGCCCTGCTGGGGCCGGTCTCGTCGGCCGTGGCCATGGCGGTCACGGACGTCGCCGAGGACGAGCAGGTGCCTCTCATCCTCCACACCTCCAACAACGAGGCGCTGACGGTCGAGGCGTTCCACAGGTACGTCGTGTCGGTGGCGCCCAGCACCGGGATGGAGGCGCGCGCGCAGGCCATCGACCTGTCCGGGCGGGATATCACCCGGTGGGCGACGATCGCCCCGAACTACGAGTTCGGCCAACGACAGACGGACACGTTCGTCGAGACGCTCCGCGATGAAGCGCCGCACGTGGAGATCGTCGCGCAGCAGTGGCCGCCACTGAACGAGCCACGGTTCGAGCCGTTCATCACCGCGTTGCTGTCGGCCAACCCCGAGGCGGTGTACTCGTCGCTGTTCGGGAGCGACCTGGTGACGTTCTCCGGTCAGGCGGCGAGCATGCGGCTGTTCGACGAGGTGCTCGTCACCGCCCTGTACGACACCAGCGTCCTGCGGGAACTCGGCGACCGCCACGACCTGTCGCAGGTCCGGGCCTACTCGCGCTGCCCGTTCAGGATCGAGACCGCCCAGATGCAGGACTTCGTGAGGACGTTCGAGCAACGCTACGGGGAGGTGCCCTCAGATTGGGCATGCACCGCCTACGACGCCGTCACGCTGTGGGCGGACGTCGTGGAAGAGGTCGGCGACCTCAACGCCGATGCGTTCGCCCGGACCGTCGCGGGATTCAGCTTCGCGTCCCTCAGGGGGCAGGTCGAGGTCCGTGCGATCGACCACCAGGCTGCGGTGCCGTCGTACGCGGCCGACCTCGAACTCGACGAGCAGCGCGGCTTCTACGTCCACACGAACATCACAGAGATCCCCGCCGAGGACATCTGGCTCTCCGAGGCCGAGATCAGGGAGAAACGCGGGGGCGGTTGACAGCCAGGTCCCCGACGCCACGATCGACGCTATCGATCGAGAACCGGTGTCGGCGGATGATCGTGGTCGGGGTGCGAGACGAGAGCGGACGACGGGATTCGAACCCGCGACCTTCGCGTTGGCAACGCGACGCTCTACCAACTGAGCTACGTCCGCACGGGGCGCCGACGGGTATCCCCGCCAGGTGATGTGTCCCGACGTCACCGCGTCCGCGCGAACCAGGAGGCTACCGGAGGCCCGAAGGGGGGACAACCATCGGCCGTCCGCTCCTGGTGCGGGGACGAGTCGACCGGTGGGCCGTCGGGGAACACCGGCGTGCATCCTCAGCAAGGCGCTGCTGCCTCCCGGCGAAGCGCTGGCCGTAGCCTGTCTGTCTGCGCTGAGACAGGAGACACCGTGACCCTCACGATCGGGACCGGCCCGTTCGGCGACCGGCCAGCGGGGAGGTTCAACTTCGACCCAGGAGCTCCGCGACGGGTGCTGTACCTCGAAGATCGTCCCGGGCGGATCCGTGTCGAGTTCGTGGGCGAGACGGTGGTGGACACCATCCGCGCGAAGATGCTCCACGAGTCCGGCCTGACGCCCGTCTACTACTTCCCGCGAGCCGACGTCCGTACCGATCTTCTCGCTGTCAGCGACCGCACGACCCACTGCCCAGCCAAGGGCGACGCGCGCTACTGGGACATCAGCGTGGGTGATCGGGTCGCTGAGGACGCGGTGTGGAGCTACCCCGACCCGATCGATCCGGCCGCGGGGCTCGCTGGCCACCTCGCCTTCGTCTGGGACGCCGTGGACGCCTGGTACCACGAGGACGAACGCATCCACGTCCACCCGATCGACCCGTACCACCGGGTGGACGTGCGCCGCAGCTCCCGCCGGGTCGTGGTGCGCGTCGGTGACGTGGTCGTCGCCGAGTCGCGCCGCCCCCTGCTGCTGTTCGAGACGGGACTGCCGATCCGCTACTACCTCCCACCCGAAGACGTCCGCCGCGACGTGCTGGTCCCCAGCGCCACCGTCACCCACTGCCCCTACAAGGGTGAGGCGACCTACCACCACGTCGACGTCGGCGGCGAGCGGCACGAGGACGTGGTGTGGTCGTACCGTGCCCCGCTGCACGATGCCGCGCCGGTGGCCGGTCACCTGTCCTTCTTCAACGAGCGGGTCGATCTCGAGGTCGACGGCGAACCCCAGGGGCGGCCCCGCACCCGCTGGTCATGAGCCGTCCGCTGGCGGCCCGGTCCCCGACGAGCCGAAACCTCTGCTCCCCCTGGGCGTGGCCTCGAGGGTGTCGCTCTCGACGATGACCGCACGGCCGACGCGCTGCAGCAGCAGCTGCGCGACGCGGTCGCCGCGGGTGATGTCGACCGGGGCGTCGGCGAGGTTGACCAGCAGGATCTGCACCTCGCCGCGGTAACCCGCGTCGATCGTGCCGGGCGCGTTCACGACCGTCACCCCGTGGTGCAGTGCCATGCCGGAGCGTGGATGCACGAGCCCGACCCACCCACGGGGGATCCCCAGCGCCAAGCCGGTGGGGACGGCGACGCGCTGACCGGGGAGCAGCGTCACGTCGGTGGCGGCGGCGAGGTCGAGGCCGGCGTCGTCCGGGTGGGCGTAGGAGGGAAGGACGGCGTCGGGCTGAAGTCTGACGACGCGTAGCGTCACCTCTTCGGGGCGGGCCACCGGATCCACGGGCC includes these proteins:
- a CDS encoding ABC transporter substrate-binding protein codes for the protein MEARHSPPGRVWLCLAVALAMLAAACGPRGVDGGPSPATDLTAEVDRPQHDPIKLGMATTLSGATALFSDANRKGAQLAVDELNRAGGVLGRPVQLIIEDDEGQPDVAADVARDLIDSHGVSALLGPVSSAVAMAVTDVAEDEQVPLILHTSNNEALTVEAFHRYVVSVAPSTGMEARAQAIDLSGRDITRWATIAPNYEFGQRQTDTFVETLRDEAPHVEIVAQQWPPLNEPRFEPFITALLSANPEAVYSSLFGSDLVTFSGQAASMRLFDEVLVTALYDTSVLRELGDRHDLSQVRAYSRCPFRIETAQMQDFVRTFEQRYGEVPSDWACTAYDAVTLWADVVEEVGDLNADAFARTVAGFSFASLRGQVEVRAIDHQAAVPSYAADLELDEQRGFYVHTNITEIPAEDIWLSEAEIREKRGGG
- a CDS encoding DUF427 domain-containing protein, with the translated sequence MTLTIGTGPFGDRPAGRFNFDPGAPRRVLYLEDRPGRIRVEFVGETVVDTIRAKMLHESGLTPVYYFPRADVRTDLLAVSDRTTHCPAKGDARYWDISVGDRVAEDAVWSYPDPIDPAAGLAGHLAFVWDAVDAWYHEDERIHVHPIDPYHRVDVRRSSRRVVVRVGDVVVAESRRPLLLFETGLPIRYYLPPEDVRRDVLVPSATVTHCPYKGEATYHHVDVGGERHEDVVWSYRAPLHDAAPVAGHLSFFNERVDLEVDGEPQGRPRTRWS
- the dut gene encoding dUTP diphosphatase: MARPEEVTLRVVRLQPDAVLPSYAHPDDAGLDLAAATDVTLLPGQRVAVPTGLALGIPRGWVGLVHPRSGMALHHGVTVVNAPGTIDAGYRGEVQILLVNLADAPVDITRGDRVAQLLLQRVGRAVIVESDTLEATPRGSRGFGSSGTGPPADGS